Below is a window of Persephonella sp. DNA.
CTACCAATTATCATATGAGTAGCACCGTAATTTTTTCTCATTAACATATGATGTATAGCTTCTCTTGGTCCTGCATAATGCATAGAAGCCGGGAGAACTGATAGATGAACCTTTTCTTTGTTAAAGTAATTATCAATTAGAACTTCATAACATTTCATCCTGACGTCAGCCGGTATATCATCCGGTTTTGTTTCTCCAACAAGGGGATGTATCATCACACCGTCCATTGGTTCAAGGGCTACTTTTATTATGTATTCATGTGCTCTATGAATTGGGTTTCTTGTCTGGAATGCCACTACTTTTTTCCAACCTTTTTTATGTATGTTTTCCCTTACCTGTGAAGGATCAAGGTAATACTTTTCGTCTATTCCTTCCCTGACTGGTCTATTTAAAAGCCTTATTATTTCTCCACCAATAAAATTATTCCCTGCAGTTTTAACAACCTTTACCCCAGGGTGTTCTATATCTGTTGTTTTAAATACATTTTTGCAGTAGTTTTCAAGATCAAGGTTAAATTTGTCCTCTATTACCATTATTGCTATTGGTCTGTTATGTTTATCATAAAGAGCGATCTCATCTCCTATCTTAAGCTCGCTAAATATCTCTTCATGAACAGGAAGAACAATAGGTATAGACCACAGAAGACCATTTTTAAGATGGATATTGTTTATTACTTCCTCAGCATCCTCCTTTGTCATAAAACCATTAAGTGGTGAAAAACCTCCATTGGCTAACATTTCACAGTCACTTACATATCTGTCAGCTATAATTATTTTTTTTAATGTTTTTGCCTTTTTTAGAAGATCTGCTCTTTCCTCTTCTGTAGCTATCTTGTTTATTAATTTTCCACCGTGAGGGTTAAGCATTCTTACCTCCATATAATGATTTTTAACCTATTTTAGATCAATATATCCTTTCTCTTTCAGGTAGTTAATTATCTTTTCTACACTTTCTTCAACAGTTTCCTTATCTGTTTCAATAACTATTTCTGGGTTTTCTGGTTCTTCATAGGGATCATCAATACCTGTAAAATTTTTTATTAATCCCTCCCTTGCCTTTTTGTAAAGTCCTTTAACATCTCTACTTTCACACACCTCAATCGGACACTTTACGTATATCTCAATAAATTCACCATCACCAACTATATTCCTTACAAACTCCCTATCTTTTTTA
It encodes the following:
- the sat gene encoding sulfate adenylyltransferase; translation: MLNPHGGKLINKIATEEERADLLKKAKTLKKIIIADRYVSDCEMLANGGFSPLNGFMTKEDAEEVINNIHLKNGLLWSIPIVLPVHEEIFSELKIGDEIALYDKHNRPIAIMVIEDKFNLDLENYCKNVFKTTDIEHPGVKVVKTAGNNFIGGEIIRLLNRPVREGIDEKYYLDPSQVRENIHKKGWKKVVAFQTRNPIHRAHEYIIKVALEPMDGVMIHPLVGETKPDDIPADVRMKCYEVLIDNYFNKEKVHLSVLPASMHYAGPREAIHHMLMRKNYGATHMIIGRDHAGVGDYYGTYEAQEFVEQFVDELEIQPLKFEHSFYCTKCENMASSKTCPHPKEDHIHLSGTKVRAMLREGKRPPKEFSRPEVADILIKWATGK